One segment of Mycolicibacterium baixiangningiae DNA contains the following:
- the ku gene encoding non-homologous end joining protein Ku, whose amino-acid sequence MRSIWKGSIAFGLVNVPVKVYSATEDHDIKFHQVHEKDNGRIRYKRTCEVCGEVVEYRDIAKAFESDDGQMVIITDEDISTLPEERSREIEVLEFVPASDLDPLMYDRSYFLEPDGKSSKSYVLLAKTLSETDRVAIVHFALRNKTRLAALRVKDFSKRDVMMIHTLLWPDEIRDPDFPVLDKEVEIKPAELKMAGQVVESMTDDFNPDRYHDDYQDQLRELVSAKLEGGDAFAVEEQPTELDETEDVSDLLAKLEASVKARRSGGSSDSDDSDDSDDSDDSDDEPAKKTAAKKAPAKKAAAKKAPAKKTAAKKAAAKK is encoded by the coding sequence ATGCGGTCCATCTGGAAAGGTTCGATCGCCTTCGGCCTGGTGAACGTACCGGTCAAGGTCTACAGCGCGACCGAAGACCATGACATCAAGTTCCACCAGGTCCACGAGAAGGACAACGGGCGCATCCGCTACAAGCGGACCTGCGAGGTCTGCGGCGAGGTCGTGGAATACCGCGACATCGCCAAGGCCTTCGAATCCGACGACGGTCAGATGGTGATCATCACCGACGAGGACATCTCCACGCTGCCGGAGGAACGCAGCCGTGAGATCGAGGTCCTCGAATTCGTTCCGGCCAGCGATCTGGACCCACTGATGTACGACCGCAGCTACTTTCTCGAACCCGACGGCAAATCGTCGAAATCGTATGTGCTGCTTGCCAAGACGCTGTCGGAGACTGATCGGGTGGCGATTGTGCACTTCGCGTTGCGCAACAAGACCCGGTTGGCCGCGCTGCGCGTCAAGGATTTCAGCAAGCGTGACGTGATGATGATCCACACGCTGCTGTGGCCCGACGAGATCCGCGACCCCGATTTCCCGGTGCTGGACAAGGAAGTCGAGATCAAACCGGCCGAGTTGAAGATGGCCGGTCAGGTGGTCGAGTCGATGACCGACGACTTCAACCCGGACCGCTATCACGACGACTATCAGGATCAGCTGCGCGAGCTGGTGTCGGCCAAGCTCGAAGGTGGTGACGCGTTCGCCGTCGAGGAGCAGCCGACCGAACTCGACGAGACCGAGGACGTGTCCGATCTGCTGGCAAAGCTGGAGGCCAGTGTGAAGGCGCGGCGCTCGGGCGGAAGCTCCGACTCAGACGACTCAGACGACTCAGACGACTCTGACGACTCCGACGACGAGCCGGCGAAGAAGACCGCTGCCAAGAAGGCACCCGCGAAGAAGGCCGCAGCGAAGAAGGCACCGGCCAAGAAGACCGCAGCGAAGAAGGCTGCCGCCAAGAAGTAG
- a CDS encoding histone-like nucleoid-structuring protein Lsr2: MTAATAATATADPCQHGRSSSRLSGGGPFGKPSAPLPLPVANQIGGQRLSAQTSTVVDGLDGFSFDHETVRFELDGNSYEIVLSAANASRLRAELQPWIDAARRTGDRRTRRRPINAMPRRASAREHRAAIRAWARLNGYGVAVHGRIPRHVVDAYTAACVGEPLLPSRWAILGVCGPSGKVRSPSAW, translated from the coding sequence ATGACGGCGGCGACGGCGGCGACGGCGACAGCTGACCCATGCCAGCATGGTCGGTCCTCCTCCCGCCTGTCGGGAGGAGGACCGTTCGGCAAACCGAGCGCACCACTGCCACTCCCCGTGGCCAATCAGATTGGGGGACAGAGGTTGTCGGCACAGACTTCTACCGTCGTCGATGGCCTCGACGGGTTCTCCTTCGATCACGAGACAGTGCGGTTCGAACTCGACGGCAACTCGTACGAGATTGTGTTGTCGGCAGCGAACGCATCACGGCTGCGCGCCGAACTACAGCCATGGATCGACGCCGCCAGACGAACCGGCGACCGCCGCACGCGTCGTCGCCCGATCAACGCGATGCCACGCCGGGCCTCGGCTAGAGAGCACCGAGCGGCGATTCGCGCGTGGGCTCGACTCAACGGATACGGCGTCGCAGTGCACGGCCGAATCCCCCGCCATGTCGTGGACGCGTACACCGCCGCGTGCGTTGGTGAACCGCTTCTGCCATCGCGGTGGGCCATACTGGGCGTATGCGGTCCATCTGGAAAGGTTCGATCGCCTTCGGCCTGGTGA
- a CDS encoding carbohydrate kinase family protein, whose product MSPRALVIGEALIDIVERDGESAEHVGGSPLNVAVGLARLGRGVDFITHIGNDARGRRIIEHLHDSGVQLVAGSTSAAHTPTARATLDEAGSARYEFDIEWDLTGTPEAAPPMVAHTGSIATVLEPGCRPTAALLDAYHLSATITFDPNIRPALIDDADAARNRIDRLVERADVIKASDEDLRWLDPNRSPKQIARSWLELGPSIVAVTEGGQGAFAVCAAGAVRVAALPVEVVDTVGAGDAFMAGLIDGLWTRDLLGAEKRPQLRGIRLDALHDVLQTAALNSALTVARPGADLPDRATRDAAR is encoded by the coding sequence ATGAGCCCCCGCGCTCTGGTGATCGGCGAGGCCCTGATCGACATCGTCGAACGCGACGGTGAGTCCGCAGAACACGTCGGCGGCAGCCCGCTCAACGTCGCCGTCGGGTTGGCCCGGCTCGGACGCGGGGTCGATTTCATCACCCACATCGGCAACGACGCGCGCGGGCGGCGGATCATCGAGCATCTCCACGACTCCGGGGTGCAGCTCGTCGCCGGGAGCACGAGCGCCGCCCACACCCCGACCGCGCGGGCCACGCTCGACGAGGCCGGTTCGGCCCGCTACGAATTCGACATCGAGTGGGACCTCACCGGCACACCGGAGGCCGCGCCGCCGATGGTGGCCCACACCGGGTCGATCGCCACGGTGCTCGAACCCGGATGCCGTCCGACGGCCGCGCTGCTCGACGCCTACCACCTGTCGGCGACCATCACCTTCGATCCGAACATCCGCCCGGCGCTCATCGACGATGCCGACGCGGCCCGCAACCGGATCGACCGTCTCGTCGAACGCGCCGACGTCATCAAGGCCAGCGACGAAGATCTGCGCTGGCTGGACCCGAACCGGTCGCCCAAACAGATCGCCCGCTCGTGGCTGGAACTCGGGCCGTCGATCGTCGCGGTCACCGAGGGCGGCCAGGGGGCGTTCGCGGTGTGCGCGGCGGGTGCGGTGCGGGTGGCGGCGCTCCCGGTCGAGGTGGTCGACACCGTCGGCGCCGGTGACGCATTCATGGCAGGGCTGATCGATGGGCTCTGGACACGCGATCTGCTGGGCGCCGAGAAACGCCCGCAACTCCGCGGAATCCGGCTCGACGCCCTGCACGACGTCCTGCAGACCGCCGCGCTGAATTCCGCATTGACGGTTGCCCGCCCGGGCGCGGACCTTCCGGACCGGGCGACCCGCGACGCGGCACGCTGA
- a CDS encoding mannitol dehydrogenase family protein has translation MKLSEATLPDIQIERPTYARDDVTVGIAHFGVGGFHRAHQAMYVDRLMEKGLASRWGICGVGVLPGDRKMADALGSQDGLYTLLLENPDGTRDARVIGSIVDYRYAPDDPEGVVELLCAPSTRIISLTITEGGYGVDTVDVDSVNVFGLVTEALARRRDRGIASPTIVSCDNIEGNGHVARAAFMTYADRTHPGLAKWIGANTRFPNSMVDRITPVTTPEVIAVVRDEFGVDDAWPVVAEPFTSWVLEDAFTDGRPPFEDAGVLLVDDVTPYEQMKLRLLNAGHQALCYFGYLVGYRLVHDAAGDPLFAEFLSQYMDSEATPTLQPVPGIDLPDYKRTLIERFANPGVRDTIARLCYGSSDRIPKWLLPVVRDNLRTGAPIRLSAAVVASWARYAEGVDEQGGPIDVQDQLADTLVPLARAQRDNPTSFIENRAVFGDLVDHKRFVDEYVAALEALHRDGARATLEALVKPS, from the coding sequence ATGAAGCTCAGCGAGGCGACCCTGCCGGACATCCAAATTGAGAGGCCGACTTACGCACGTGACGACGTCACCGTCGGCATCGCGCACTTCGGCGTCGGCGGATTTCACCGCGCGCACCAGGCCATGTACGTCGACCGGCTGATGGAGAAGGGTCTCGCCTCCCGCTGGGGCATCTGCGGAGTGGGGGTGCTGCCCGGTGACCGCAAGATGGCCGATGCGCTCGGCAGCCAGGACGGGCTCTACACGCTGCTGCTGGAGAATCCCGACGGCACCCGCGACGCCCGGGTCATCGGGTCGATCGTCGACTACCGCTACGCCCCCGACGATCCCGAGGGCGTCGTCGAACTGCTCTGCGCGCCGAGCACCCGCATCATCTCGCTCACCATCACCGAGGGCGGTTACGGCGTCGACACGGTCGACGTCGACTCCGTCAACGTCTTCGGCCTGGTGACCGAGGCGCTCGCCCGTCGGCGCGACCGCGGCATCGCGTCGCCGACGATCGTCTCGTGCGACAACATCGAGGGCAACGGGCACGTGGCCCGCGCGGCGTTCATGACCTACGCCGACCGCACGCACCCCGGGCTCGCCAAGTGGATCGGTGCGAACACGCGCTTCCCCAACTCGATGGTCGATCGCATCACACCGGTCACCACCCCGGAGGTGATCGCCGTCGTGCGAGACGAATTCGGCGTGGACGACGCGTGGCCCGTGGTCGCCGAACCGTTCACCTCGTGGGTACTCGAGGACGCCTTCACCGACGGGCGGCCGCCGTTCGAGGACGCCGGCGTGCTGCTCGTCGACGACGTCACCCCGTACGAGCAGATGAAACTGCGGTTGCTCAACGCCGGCCACCAGGCGCTGTGCTACTTCGGCTACCTGGTCGGCTACCGGTTGGTGCACGACGCCGCCGGCGATCCACTCTTCGCCGAATTCCTCTCCCAGTACATGGATTCCGAGGCGACGCCGACACTGCAGCCGGTACCCGGTATCGACCTGCCCGACTACAAACGCACCCTCATCGAACGATTCGCCAATCCTGGTGTGCGCGACACCATCGCCCGGCTGTGCTACGGCTCGTCGGACCGCATTCCCAAATGGCTGCTGCCAGTTGTCCGCGACAATCTGCGGACCGGCGCACCGATCCGGCTCTCGGCGGCCGTCGTCGCGAGCTGGGCGCGCTACGCAGAGGGTGTCGACGAGCAGGGCGGGCCGATCGACGTCCAGGATCAGCTGGCCGACACGCTGGTTCCCCTGGCCCGCGCACAACGCGACAATCCGACCTCCTTCATCGAAAACCGGGCCGTCTTCGGAGATCTCGTCGACCACAAGCGGTTCGTCGACGAGTATGTGGCGGCGTTGGAGGCGCTGCACCGCGACGGAGCCCGCGCCACACTCGAAGCGCTGGTGAAACCGTCATGA
- a CDS encoding sugar-binding transcriptional regulator produces MATPTSAPVTNGHVSQRSPEDLRLALRAATLYYLDGLTQAEIAVRLGVSRPTAGRLVARARARGLVRIDIVVPPELQDDLHADEERELEARFGLTEVVVAGHGVDTGAPGRPAAFANLGRAAAALLTRRLGSDDVLGFTWGPEQAAVAAALMPGVATCRAVVQLDGAMSSAAYQTGVEMILGRCADMLRANTIRLPAPLYADPSTVMSMRCDSVISRTLEAGRHADVMLFGVGAVSTSTTLFEGSYLDTRMLDEQIAAGAVGEIGGRFFDEQGAPVDTELQQRAVSVPLEDIRACEKSMLIASGVAKYRATLAALRGRLARLLVCDIDCARWLLDHGKG; encoded by the coding sequence TTGGCGACACCGACGTCGGCTCCCGTGACGAACGGCCACGTGTCCCAGCGCTCCCCGGAAGACCTGCGGCTCGCGCTGCGCGCGGCGACGCTGTATTACCTCGACGGTCTGACCCAGGCCGAGATCGCCGTCCGGCTGGGCGTCTCGCGGCCGACCGCCGGCCGCCTCGTCGCCCGCGCCAGGGCACGCGGGCTGGTGCGGATCGACATCGTGGTTCCACCCGAGCTGCAGGACGATCTGCATGCCGACGAGGAGCGGGAACTCGAGGCGCGGTTCGGCCTCACCGAGGTGGTCGTCGCAGGCCACGGCGTCGACACCGGTGCACCCGGCCGGCCCGCCGCCTTCGCCAACCTCGGCCGTGCGGCCGCCGCGCTGTTGACGCGCCGGCTGGGGTCCGACGACGTTCTCGGCTTCACCTGGGGTCCCGAGCAGGCTGCGGTGGCGGCCGCGCTGATGCCTGGCGTGGCGACCTGTCGCGCGGTGGTCCAACTCGACGGCGCCATGTCCAGCGCCGCGTACCAGACCGGCGTGGAGATGATCCTCGGCCGGTGCGCGGACATGTTGCGCGCGAACACGATCCGCTTACCCGCACCGCTGTACGCCGATCCGTCCACCGTCATGTCGATGCGCTGCGATTCGGTGATCTCCCGGACACTGGAAGCCGGGCGGCACGCCGACGTGATGCTGTTCGGGGTCGGTGCGGTCTCGACGTCGACCACGCTGTTCGAGGGCAGCTATCTCGACACCCGCATGCTCGACGAGCAGATCGCGGCAGGCGCGGTCGGCGAGATCGGTGGCCGGTTCTTCGACGAGCAGGGCGCACCCGTCGACACCGAACTGCAGCAGCGCGCGGTGTCGGTTCCGCTCGAAGACATCCGGGCCTGTGAGAAATCGATGCTCATCGCCAGCGGAGTTGCCAAATACCGCGCCACGCTGGCTGCCCTGCGTGGACGGCTCGCTCGGCTGCTGGTCTGCGATATCGACTGTGCACGTTGGCTTCTCGACCACGGAAAGGGGTGA
- a CDS encoding ABC transporter substrate-binding protein, which translates to MVRRLAGGLAAAGLVFTSGCAGAGSLGASDNEVTIALVSNSQMTDAQELSSEFEKENPGTKLKFITLSENQARAKITMSAAMGGSEFDVAMISNFETPQWARDGWLHNLSDYAKNTPGYDENDFISSLRESLSYEGNMYAVPFYGESSFLMYRKDLFEQAGIKVDQNPDYQPTWPEVAQWAETLKTDDRAGICLRGKPGWGEVLAPLDTVINTFGGRWFDEQWNAQLDSPEVNKAVNFYVDTVKNFGELGAASTGFQECANLFGQGQTAMWYDATSAVSVLEDPKEYPDLVGKIGYLPAPIVEKPNSGWLYTWALGIPKGAKNPDGAWKFISWMTSKDYMKLVGERLGWARVPPGSRTSTYTDLPEYEAISESYGPLTLKSIESATPNQPTVQPVPYSGIQFVGIPEFQDLGTRVSQQISAAIAGQKSVDDALAQAQEYAEVVGRTYQEK; encoded by the coding sequence ATGGTGCGCCGGCTGGCGGGAGGTCTGGCCGCTGCCGGACTGGTGTTCACCTCCGGCTGCGCCGGCGCCGGCAGCCTGGGAGCGTCGGACAACGAGGTGACGATCGCCCTGGTGTCCAACTCGCAGATGACCGACGCCCAGGAGCTCTCCTCGGAGTTCGAGAAAGAGAATCCGGGCACGAAGCTCAAGTTCATCACGCTGTCCGAGAACCAGGCCCGGGCCAAGATCACCATGTCGGCCGCGATGGGCGGCAGTGAGTTCGACGTCGCGATGATCAGCAACTTCGAGACCCCCCAGTGGGCCAGAGACGGCTGGCTGCACAACCTCTCGGACTACGCGAAGAACACCCCCGGTTACGACGAGAACGACTTCATCTCGTCGCTGCGGGAGTCGTTGTCGTACGAGGGCAATATGTACGCGGTCCCGTTCTATGGCGAGTCGTCGTTCCTGATGTACCGGAAGGACCTCTTCGAGCAGGCCGGCATCAAGGTCGACCAGAATCCGGACTACCAGCCGACCTGGCCTGAGGTCGCCCAGTGGGCCGAAACGCTCAAGACCGATGACCGCGCCGGCATTTGCCTTCGGGGGAAGCCGGGCTGGGGCGAGGTGCTCGCACCGCTGGACACCGTGATCAACACTTTCGGTGGACGTTGGTTCGACGAGCAGTGGAACGCCCAGCTCGACAGCCCCGAGGTCAACAAGGCCGTCAACTTCTACGTCGACACGGTCAAGAACTTCGGTGAACTCGGCGCAGCCTCAACAGGTTTCCAGGAGTGCGCCAACCTGTTCGGGCAGGGCCAGACCGCGATGTGGTACGACGCGACGTCGGCGGTCTCGGTACTCGAAGATCCCAAGGAATACCCAGACCTGGTCGGCAAGATCGGTTACCTGCCCGCTCCGATCGTCGAGAAGCCGAACTCGGGTTGGCTCTACACCTGGGCACTGGGCATCCCGAAGGGTGCCAAGAACCCCGACGGCGCATGGAAGTTCATCTCGTGGATGACCAGTAAGGACTACATGAAACTGGTCGGGGAGAGGCTCGGCTGGGCGCGGGTACCACCCGGCAGCCGAACGTCGACCTACACCGACCTGCCCGAGTACGAGGCCATCTCGGAGTCCTACGGACCGCTGACGCTGAAGTCGATCGAGAGCGCCACCCCGAATCAGCCCACCGTGCAACCGGTTCCGTACTCCGGAATCCAGTTCGTCGGCATCCCTGAGTTCCAGGACCTGGGAACCCGGGTGAGCCAGCAGATCAGCGCGGCGATCGCCGGACAGAAGTCGGTGGACGACGCACTCGCCCAGGCACAGGAATACGCCGAGGTCGTCGGCCGCACATACCAGGAGAAGTGA
- a CDS encoding carbohydrate ABC transporter permease, protein MTVTAETEADTGQQAMAERVRKIKEAQGLGVSRAEGWRRRGPLLPALIFMIVVTQIPFLFTLYYSTLSWNLVRPGSRRFVGLQNYIAVVKDSQFWSVAFNTVILIVGVVLISAFLGLLLALLLDRAFLGRGVVRTLLITPFLVTPVAAALIWKTTILDPNNGILNWLLSLVGIGRVDWIGQFPLTMVMVELIWQWTPFMMLLILAGLQSMPRDILEAGRVDGAGAVQLFRELTLPHLRRFIELGVVLGAIYLMNTFDAIYMMTQGGPGIASANLPFYIYQRAFLGFDMGQAAAMGVVVVIFTIVIANFALRLIFKSFSGKEEAA, encoded by the coding sequence ATGACGGTTACCGCTGAAACCGAGGCTGACACCGGCCAGCAGGCGATGGCCGAACGGGTCCGCAAGATCAAGGAGGCCCAGGGACTGGGCGTGAGCCGCGCCGAGGGCTGGCGACGGCGTGGACCGTTGCTTCCGGCGCTGATCTTCATGATCGTCGTCACGCAGATCCCGTTCCTGTTCACCCTCTACTACTCGACCCTGTCGTGGAACCTGGTTCGCCCCGGATCCCGGCGGTTCGTCGGGCTGCAGAACTACATCGCCGTCGTCAAGGACAGCCAGTTCTGGTCAGTGGCGTTCAACACCGTCATCCTGATCGTCGGTGTGGTGCTGATCTCCGCGTTCCTGGGCCTGTTGCTGGCCCTGTTGTTGGACCGCGCCTTCCTCGGGCGCGGCGTCGTCCGGACCCTGCTCATCACCCCTTTCCTCGTCACTCCTGTTGCAGCGGCGCTTATCTGGAAGACGACCATTCTCGATCCCAACAACGGGATCCTGAACTGGCTGCTGTCGCTCGTCGGCATCGGCAGGGTGGACTGGATCGGTCAGTTCCCGCTGACGATGGTGATGGTCGAACTGATCTGGCAGTGGACGCCGTTCATGATGCTTCTGATCCTCGCCGGCCTCCAGTCGATGCCTCGCGACATCCTGGAGGCCGGTCGAGTCGACGGTGCGGGCGCCGTCCAGCTCTTCCGTGAGCTGACGCTGCCCCACCTTCGGCGCTTCATCGAACTGGGGGTCGTCCTCGGTGCGATTTACCTGATGAACACCTTCGACGCGATCTACATGATGACCCAGGGTGGGCCCGGCATCGCGAGTGCGAACCTGCCGTTCTACATCTACCAGCGCGCGTTCCTGGGCTTCGACATGGGCCAGGCGGCAGCGATGGGCGTGGTGGTGGTCATCTTCACGATCGTCATCGCCAACTTCGCTCTGCGGTTGATCTTCAAATCGTTCTCCGGCAAGGAAGAAGCAGCCTGA
- a CDS encoding carbohydrate ABC transporter permease — protein MTTTVEKDTPTQGSDLTSKKKSRKFSVWGVLAWLVGLGFFFPVFWMILTSFKQEGDAATDPPKLFFTPTLDQYGAVFDQGIGPAMLNSLFATGLSTILVLLLGTPAAFALSLRPVRKTQDALFFFMSTKMLPIVAVILPLYVIVSNIGLLDNIWALVILYTAMNLPIAVWMMRSFFLEVPAELLEAASLDGASLWRSVREVILPLVSPGIAATALICVIFAWNEFFFAVNLTAVNAQTMPVYLVGFIAGEGQYWAVLSAAATMAALPVIICGWLAQNKLVRGLSFGAIK, from the coding sequence ATGACCACCACAGTCGAGAAAGATACGCCGACACAGGGTTCCGACCTCACATCGAAGAAGAAGTCCCGCAAGTTCTCCGTCTGGGGGGTGCTGGCCTGGCTCGTCGGGCTCGGGTTCTTCTTCCCGGTGTTCTGGATGATTCTGACCTCGTTCAAGCAGGAGGGTGACGCGGCGACCGATCCGCCGAAGCTGTTCTTCACCCCGACGCTGGACCAGTACGGCGCGGTATTCGACCAGGGCATCGGGCCGGCGATGCTGAATTCGTTGTTCGCCACAGGACTGTCGACGATCCTGGTGCTGCTGCTGGGGACGCCCGCGGCGTTCGCGCTGTCGCTGCGCCCGGTGCGCAAGACACAGGACGCGTTGTTCTTCTTCATGAGCACCAAGATGCTTCCCATCGTGGCGGTGATCCTGCCGCTGTATGTGATCGTGTCGAACATCGGTCTGCTGGACAACATCTGGGCACTGGTGATCCTCTACACCGCGATGAATCTGCCGATCGCGGTGTGGATGATGCGGTCGTTCTTCCTCGAGGTGCCCGCGGAACTGCTCGAGGCGGCCAGCCTCGACGGTGCGAGCCTGTGGCGGTCGGTGCGTGAGGTGATCCTCCCGCTGGTCTCACCCGGCATCGCGGCGACGGCGTTGATCTGCGTGATCTTCGCCTGGAACGAGTTCTTCTTCGCGGTGAACCTGACCGCCGTGAACGCCCAGACCATGCCCGTGTACCTCGTGGGCTTCATCGCCGGTGAGGGCCAGTACTGGGCGGTGCTCTCGGCGGCGGCCACCATGGCCGCACTCCCCGTCATCATCTGCGGTTGGTTGGCGCAGAACAAGCTGGTGCGCGGGCTTTCCTTCGGCGCGATCAAGTAA
- a CDS encoding ABC transporter ATP-binding protein, which yields MAAITYKNASCIYEGSDKLAVDSLSLDIADGEFVVLVGPSGSGKSTALRMLAGLEEIDEGAIEIGGKNMVGVPSKDRDIAMVFQNYALYPNKTVAENMGFALKLRGVSADERRRKVEEAAKILDLTEFLDRKPAKLSGGQRQRVAMGRAIVREPQVFCMDEPLSNLDAKLRVQTRTQIAALQRRLGTTTVYVTHDQVEAMTMGDRVAVLRFGKLQQFAAPNELYDRPANAFVAGFIGSPAMNLVTVPVAGDGVKIGDSTLTLERDNLTRLSDAGLSEVTFGIRPEQLEITDSDGVDVVVDLVEDLGSEAYVYTHASSGSGIELVARCNPRTAPKLADTVRLRRHPEGVVHLFHPETGARLN from the coding sequence ATGGCTGCCATCACGTACAAGAACGCGTCGTGCATCTACGAGGGCTCGGACAAGCTCGCGGTGGATTCGCTCAGCCTCGACATCGCCGACGGCGAATTCGTCGTGTTGGTCGGGCCTTCCGGTTCGGGTAAGAGCACCGCGCTGCGGATGCTCGCAGGACTCGAGGAAATCGACGAGGGCGCCATCGAGATCGGCGGCAAGAACATGGTCGGCGTGCCGTCGAAGGACCGGGACATCGCGATGGTGTTCCAGAACTACGCGCTGTACCCGAACAAGACGGTCGCCGAGAACATGGGTTTCGCGCTGAAGCTGCGGGGCGTGTCGGCCGACGAACGGCGCCGCAAGGTCGAGGAGGCGGCCAAGATCCTGGATCTGACCGAGTTCCTGGACCGCAAACCCGCCAAGCTGTCCGGCGGTCAGCGGCAGCGCGTGGCCATGGGGCGTGCCATCGTGCGGGAGCCGCAGGTGTTCTGCATGGACGAACCGTTGTCGAACCTCGACGCGAAACTGCGCGTGCAGACCCGCACCCAGATCGCCGCGCTGCAACGCCGCCTCGGCACCACCACCGTCTACGTCACCCACGATCAGGTCGAAGCCATGACGATGGGCGACCGGGTGGCGGTGCTGCGCTTCGGCAAGCTGCAGCAGTTCGCCGCGCCCAACGAGCTCTACGACCGGCCGGCCAACGCGTTCGTCGCCGGCTTCATCGGCTCACCCGCGATGAACCTCGTCACGGTTCCCGTCGCCGGCGACGGCGTGAAGATCGGGGACTCCACGCTCACCCTCGAGCGCGACAATCTGACCAGGCTGAGCGACGCCGGCCTGTCGGAGGTCACCTTCGGAATTCGGCCCGAGCAACTCGAGATCACCGACTCCGACGGCGTGGATGTCGTCGTCGACCTCGTCGAGGATCTCGGCAGCGAGGCCTACGTGTACACCCACGCCAGTTCCGGCTCGGGCATCGAACTGGTGGCGCGATGCAATCCGCGCACCGCCCCCAAACTCGCCGACACGGTGCGGTTGCGCAGGCATCCGGAGGGTGTGGTCCACCTGTTCCATCCGGAGACCGGCGCCCGACTGAACTAG